The nucleotide sequence GCTGGTCCATGGATCCGTATGTCGAAGTCGTCCAGACGATTTTCGACTATGCGAGGGCGCAGTTCAAGGACATCAAGACCTACTTTTTCCACAACACGATCTACGATTTCGTCTGGAAGGATCCCTCCCGGTACAAGGAGCCCAAGCGCATCGAGGCGTTTGCGTCCGACGATCCGGAAACCCGGCTCATTCTGGTGGGCGATGCGAGCATGGCGCCCTACGAGCTGATGGCAACCGATGGATCGATTCATATCGAGGAGCGATCGAGCAAGCCCAGCATCGAGCGGCTGAAATTCCTGGCGGAAACCTTCCGGCACAGCGTCTGGCTCAATCCCGTACCCGTCGGGATGTGGAATTACACGCCGACCATTCACAGCATTTCACGGATTTTTCCGATGTTCGAACTGAGTATCGATGGGCTGGAAAAAGCGGTTCGCCAGCTCATGGCCCGATCCTGACCGCCACCCGGTTTCCTGGCCGAAAACGGGTCAGCTTCATGCAGCGAGATTGCCATGTTTCATCTTGTCGCACTGTCGATCATCATCGGCGCAGCACTGGTCCTGTTTATCGGCGGCTGGATTTCCGTCGATCTGGTTGGGCTTCTGGTTCTGTGCTCCCTTGCGATCACCGGTCTGGTGACATCGGCCGATGCCCTGGCCGGCTTCAGCAGTTCGGCGGTGATCACGATTCTCGGGATGTTCATCCTCTCCGCTGGGCTGACCCGCACCGGCGTGGCCTACTGGCTGGGAAAGCCGCTCCAGAGGCTGACCCGGGCCGGTGAACCCTTGCTGGTGGTCGGCCTGATGGTGACGGCAAGCCTGTTGTCCGCACTGATCAACACGACAACGGTGGCCACCATCCTGCTTCCTGTTGTCATGGACCTGGCAAGGCGAAGCCAGCGCTCCCCTTCGCGGCTGATGATGCCGCTTGCCGCTGCGGCCGTTCTCGGAGGGCCTTTCACCAGCATTTCAACGGCGACGAACATCCTGGCAAGCGATGCGCTGCGCTCCGCAGGAATCGCCCCTTTCGCTCTGTTCGATTTTACGCCGATCACGGCCATCATCGTCGTTTTTGGCATCGGTTTCATGGTGTCCGGCGGGCTCCGGCTCCTTCCCAACCGCAAGGCACAAGCATCCGGATCGATCCATTCCTCCATCAAAACCGCCTACCAGCTCGACACCCACATCGGTACCATCCGGATTCATCCCGGTTCCCTGCTTGCCGGCCGAACCCTGATCGAAACGCGACTGGGTTCCGCGCTCTACCTGACGGTTGTGGCCATCCAGCGCAGAGGTCGGCTGATTCTGTCGCCGCGGCCCGATGAAGTTTTGCAGATCGGGGATACACTCGTCGTTCATGGAAGCAGGGAGTATCTTCAGCGCTTTGACGGCGCACACCATATCCAGATCGAACCATCGTGTCCTGCGGACGATCTCTTTGCCCAGGGGCTTCTGGTTGCCGAAGGCGTCGTGGCCAAAGGATCGCCGCTGATCGATCAAACACTTGCGGAAAGCGAGCTGCGAAGCCGCTTTCGCGTGCACCTGCTGAGCCTGGTCAACCCCGGACAGGAAAACGCCCCATCCGATCTGCGCTGGCGAAAATTTGCGGAAAACGACCGGCTGGTGCTTCAGGGAGAGCGGGCTTCCCTGGAAGAACTTGGCCGCCAGGGGCTGATTTCGGATCTGCGTTTTCTGGAGACGGAAGAAATTCAATCCCTCGCTGCAGACTGCAGCCACCGGCTGCTCGTGTGCGTTCCGCCCGGATCGGTGCTTACGGGCCACAGCCTGATCGAAACACGCCTGGGCAGCGCGTTCGGTTTGACCGTCGTGGCCATCCGGCGGGGGGAGAACCTGCTGTTTCTGCCGCAGCCGCAGGAAACCATCGAAGCCAACGATTTGCTGATCCTGCAGGGCAGCGAGCGCGATCTGGATATCTTCAAGGCGCTGCAGGAGCTGCAGATCACCGAGCAAACGGCAAGCCTCGCGGCGGAGTTGGAATCCAATCAGATCGGGATCACCGAAGTGCTGCTCTCGCCGAGAACGACGCTGGTGGGCAAAACCATGACGGAGCTGCTGTTCCGGGAACACTACGGCCTGAATGTGCTTGCCATCTGGCGAAAGGGGCAGGTGTACCGGAAGGGGCTTCAGGATATGCCCTTGCAATATGGGGACGCCTTGCTGGTGTATGGTCAGCGACAGAACCTGGAGGATGTCGCCCGAAACCCCGATTTTCTGGTTCTGGACCGGGCCGCTTTGCAGGCTCCCCGGCTGGACAAGGCGCCTGCCGCAGTCATTATCATGCTCGGCGTGCTGCTGGGCGCCACGCTTGGGCTTGTTCCCATCGCCATAGCGGCGCTCACCGGATCGGCTTTCATGGTGCTTTTCGGATGTCTGAGCATGGAGGAGGCCTACCGCGCCATCGAATGGAAGGTCATTTTCCTCATTGCATGCATGCTGCCGCTCGGTATTGCCGTGCAGCATACCGGCGCAGCGCAGATGGGCGCCGATGCGCTGCTTTCGCTCGTCGGGCACCTGGGGCCCCGCTGGATCATGGCAGCCATTTTCCTGATCACCGTCATCGGCAATCAGGTCATCCAGCCTGCAGCCCTGGTCGTGCTGATGGCGCCGGTAGCCCTGAGCATCGCCAAGACGATGGGCCTTTCCCCCCATCTGCTGATGATGACCGTCGCGATGGCCGCCGCAACCTGCTACGCGAGTCCGCTCTCGCACCCGGCAAACCTGCTC is from Desulfatirhabdium butyrativorans DSM 18734 and encodes:
- a CDS encoding SLC13 family permease, translated to MFHLVALSIIIGAALVLFIGGWISVDLVGLLVLCSLAITGLVTSADALAGFSSSAVITILGMFILSAGLTRTGVAYWLGKPLQRLTRAGEPLLVVGLMVTASLLSALINTTTVATILLPVVMDLARRSQRSPSRLMMPLAAAAVLGGPFTSISTATNILASDALRSAGIAPFALFDFTPITAIIVVFGIGFMVSGGLRLLPNRKAQASGSIHSSIKTAYQLDTHIGTIRIHPGSLLAGRTLIETRLGSALYLTVVAIQRRGRLILSPRPDEVLQIGDTLVVHGSREYLQRFDGAHHIQIEPSCPADDLFAQGLLVAEGVVAKGSPLIDQTLAESELRSRFRVHLLSLVNPGQENAPSDLRWRKFAENDRLVLQGERASLEELGRQGLISDLRFLETEEIQSLAADCSHRLLVCVPPGSVLTGHSLIETRLGSAFGLTVVAIRRGENLLFLPQPQETIEANDLLILQGSERDLDIFKALQELQITEQTASLAAELESNQIGITEVLLSPRTTLVGKTMTELLFREHYGLNVLAIWRKGQVYRKGLQDMPLQYGDALLVYGQRQNLEDVARNPDFLVLDRAALQAPRLDKAPAAVIIMLGVLLGATLGLVPIAIAALTGSAFMVLFGCLSMEEAYRAIEWKVIFLIACMLPLGIAVQHTGAAQMGADALLSLVGHLGPRWIMAAIFLITVIGNQVIQPAALVVLMAPVALSIAKTMGLSPHLLMMTVAMAAATCYASPLSHPANLLVMGPGGYRFIDYLKVGIPLTLMAMALCLWLLPIFWPA